A part of Jiangella alba genomic DNA contains:
- a CDS encoding ATP-binding cassette domain-containing protein — MNAITAEGLVKTFGSGEKAVKAVGGVDLVVPEGTVVGLLGPNGAGKTTTVRMLTTLLAPDAGRAVVAGHDVVQEPQAVRSKIGLSGQNAAVDENLTGRENLWLFGRLYQLSSKEASKRAAELLEQFNLADAADRTLKTYSGGMRRRLDLAGSLIVHPQVLFLDEPTTGLDPSSRLDLWDVIRERVAEGATILLTTQYLEEADALADDIVVIDHGVIIAQGTADQLKAQIGGERIEVIVHEPDALGKAEQVLNVGSGGQCVRDDHTRKLTVPTHTGSKGLIQVIRDLDEAGVAIDDIALRRPTLDDVFVKLTGRHAEEETQAETAQGRAS, encoded by the coding sequence GTGAACGCCATCACCGCCGAGGGTCTGGTCAAGACCTTCGGCTCCGGGGAGAAGGCCGTGAAGGCCGTCGGGGGCGTCGACCTCGTCGTGCCCGAGGGCACCGTGGTCGGTCTGCTCGGGCCGAACGGCGCCGGCAAGACCACCACGGTTCGCATGCTCACCACCCTGCTCGCGCCCGACGCCGGGCGGGCCGTCGTCGCCGGTCACGACGTCGTCCAGGAACCACAGGCGGTGCGCTCGAAGATCGGCCTCTCCGGCCAGAACGCCGCGGTCGACGAGAACCTCACCGGCCGCGAGAACCTCTGGCTGTTCGGCCGCCTCTACCAGCTGTCCAGCAAAGAGGCGTCCAAGCGCGCGGCCGAGCTGCTCGAGCAGTTCAACCTCGCCGACGCCGCCGACCGCACGCTGAAGACCTACTCCGGCGGCATGCGGCGCCGGCTCGACCTCGCCGGCAGCCTCATCGTCCACCCGCAGGTGCTGTTCCTCGACGAGCCCACCACCGGACTCGACCCCAGCAGCCGGCTCGACCTCTGGGACGTCATCCGCGAGCGGGTGGCCGAGGGCGCCACCATCCTGCTGACCACCCAGTACCTCGAAGAGGCCGACGCGCTCGCCGACGACATCGTGGTCATCGACCACGGCGTCATCATCGCCCAGGGCACCGCCGACCAGCTCAAGGCGCAGATCGGCGGCGAGCGCATCGAGGTCATCGTGCACGAGCCCGACGCGCTGGGGAAGGCCGAGCAGGTGCTCAACGTCGGCAGCGGCGGCCAGTGCGTCCGCGACGACCACACCCGCAAGCTGACCGTGCCCACGCACACCGGCTCGAAGGGCCTGATCCAGGTCATCCGCGACCTCGACGAGGCCGGGGTGGCCATCGACGACATCGCGCTGCGCCGGCCCACGCTCGACGACGTGTTCGTCAAGCTCACCGGCCGGCACGCCGAAGAAGAGACGCAGGCCGAGACAGCCCAGGGGAGGGCATCGTGA